Proteins encoded within one genomic window of Dyadobacter chenhuakuii:
- a CDS encoding outer membrane beta-barrel protein encodes MRKLILFSSLGILCLVAEVRAQLPKGTRYWGATITSNGEATTQKSNAYKANAKLSNIYPSLRTGWVFKENTMFGIDLSPSISLSRTKNDFSGTESKYKYDGLAVNLTPYLRKYKPLSPKWLLYVHSGVSLSYVRTKNTGDEESRIKNGYGAGINIVPGVAYRLTPRFWIESDVSVFNLNLSYVNFNDSNNINFGTGLRSEIQQYFTLRAAWYIQKSN; translated from the coding sequence ATGAGAAAACTTATCCTCTTCTCGTCCCTCGGGATTTTGTGCCTGGTTGCCGAGGTCCGGGCGCAACTTCCGAAAGGCACCCGATATTGGGGCGCCACTATTACTTCCAATGGAGAAGCCACCACCCAGAAATCCAATGCTTACAAAGCAAATGCAAAACTCTCAAACATTTATCCGTCCCTGAGGACCGGTTGGGTTTTCAAAGAGAATACCATGTTTGGCATTGACCTAAGTCCGTCTATCAGCCTGTCGAGAACTAAAAACGATTTTTCCGGAACTGAAAGCAAATATAAATACGACGGACTGGCCGTAAATCTGACTCCTTATCTCAGAAAATACAAACCATTGAGCCCCAAATGGTTGTTATATGTTCATTCGGGAGTAAGCCTTAGTTATGTGAGAACCAAAAATACCGGTGACGAAGAATCCAGGATTAAAAATGGCTATGGTGCGGGAATCAACATTGTACCCGGCGTTGCGTATCGGCTGACGCCGCGTTTCTGGATTGAGTCGGACGTGAGCGTTTTCAATCTTAACCTTTCGTACGTGAACTTCAACGATAGCAACAACATCAATTTTGGAACAGGGTTAAGGTCTGAAATTCAGCAGTATTTTACGTTACGCGCTGCATGGTATATCCAAAAATCTAACTAA
- a CDS encoding SMP-30/gluconolactonase/LRE family protein → MNKFLLLLISCTVFAQTSFAQTKSKKFSNEGEFTSNCEGPAVDSEGNVYAVNFARDGTVAIMSKKGSASFFVTLPKGSTGNGIRFADKNTFFVADFTGHNVLKVNLLTKDISVFANEPKMNQPNDLAITAKGHIFCSDPNWKEGTGQIWHVSPEGKTRLVAENMGTTNGIDVSPDEKKLYVNESVQRNVWVFDLAPDGSLSNKKLLHKFEDGGMDGMRCDIEGNLYIARHGKGEVAVLSPEGKVIQTITTIGKKVSNICFGGKNGKTCYITLQDRGCLETFKANTAGREWAMMKAFEEVNKK, encoded by the coding sequence ATGAATAAATTTTTGCTCCTCCTGATTTCCTGCACCGTTTTTGCTCAGACATCTTTTGCACAAACGAAAAGCAAAAAATTCTCCAACGAAGGTGAATTCACAAGCAACTGTGAAGGCCCCGCGGTTGACAGTGAAGGAAACGTATATGCAGTGAATTTCGCCCGTGACGGGACAGTTGCTATTATGAGTAAAAAAGGAAGTGCAAGCTTTTTCGTAACCCTTCCCAAGGGCAGCACAGGCAACGGCATCCGGTTTGCGGATAAAAACACTTTTTTCGTAGCAGATTTTACAGGGCATAATGTGCTGAAAGTCAACCTGCTCACAAAGGACATTTCGGTCTTTGCCAACGAACCGAAAATGAACCAGCCCAATGACCTTGCTATCACCGCAAAAGGTCACATTTTTTGTTCCGACCCGAACTGGAAAGAGGGGACGGGCCAGATCTGGCACGTTTCACCCGAAGGCAAAACGCGGTTGGTAGCCGAAAATATGGGGACTACCAACGGAATAGACGTCAGCCCGGATGAAAAGAAGTTGTATGTGAACGAAAGTGTGCAAAGGAATGTGTGGGTTTTCGACCTGGCACCAGATGGATCTTTATCTAACAAAAAGCTCCTTCACAAGTTTGAAGACGGCGGAATGGACGGCATGCGCTGCGACATTGAAGGCAATCTTTACATTGCAAGGCATGGAAAAGGCGAAGTTGCCGTGCTATCTCCCGAAGGCAAAGTAATCCAGACCATTACCACCATTGGTAAGAAGGTTTCCAACATTTGCTTCGGCGGTAAAAATGGCAAAACATGCTACATTACCCTGCAAGACCGTGGCTGCCTGGAAACTTTCAAAGCAAACACAGCGGGAAGGGAATGGGCGATGATGAAGGCTTTTGAGGAGGTTAATAAGAAATAA
- a CDS encoding outer membrane beta-barrel protein has translation MKKQILIILLLQTCLATAAMAQLEGRRFLSGGIGVNFTNNNPDLTEATNNYGGNVNIGVGKFTTQNKAVGWNLTGYLGGAKTLRYVNGQNESHSGISQYGIGVGRFWQFYKHFNEKIGIYVGPNVSANYNYRKERIDEQNDVNDKKTHETTLALGVGAGVYYRLSERWWLDASLGFATPFSLGYTKINNDFIGSNTSSTSSQFTYNLSPSFTFPSVGLGLRYFLAH, from the coding sequence ATGAAAAAGCAAATATTAATCATATTGTTACTGCAAACCTGCCTTGCAACGGCAGCAATGGCCCAGCTTGAAGGAAGGCGGTTCCTGTCGGGCGGCATAGGCGTGAATTTCACGAATAACAATCCCGATCTGACCGAAGCCACGAATAACTACGGCGGAAATGTCAACATTGGTGTCGGAAAATTCACTACGCAGAATAAAGCAGTTGGCTGGAACCTGACCGGTTATCTCGGCGGAGCCAAGACCTTACGCTATGTCAACGGTCAAAATGAGTCCCATAGCGGGATCAGCCAATATGGAATTGGTGTGGGGCGGTTCTGGCAGTTTTATAAGCATTTCAACGAAAAAATCGGCATCTATGTCGGCCCTAACGTAAGCGCCAACTACAATTACAGAAAAGAACGGATTGACGAACAGAACGATGTCAATGATAAAAAAACCCATGAGACAACGCTCGCATTAGGCGTGGGTGCTGGTGTATATTACAGGTTGTCGGAAAGATGGTGGCTGGATGCAAGTCTTGGATTTGCCACTCCGTTTTCGTTGGGCTACACCAAAATCAACAATGATTTTATCGGATCCAATACGAGCTCAACATCAAGTCAATTCACTTATAACCTGTCGCCGTCCTTCACTTTCCCAAGCGTCGGATTGGGGTTGCGTTATTTTTTGGCTCATTAA
- a CDS encoding diacylglycerol kinase family protein translates to MNGPIDFLKAARSFRFAGVGIYNLFRYENNARIHLMACILVLVAGVFFDISSVEWTIIIIQIALVLAAEAFNTSIEKLADLVMPDYHPVIKVVKDTAAAAVLLLAISAVLVGLIIFVPKFLLLF, encoded by the coding sequence ATGAACGGACCCATAGATTTTCTTAAAGCCGCACGCAGTTTTCGCTTCGCGGGTGTGGGGATTTACAATCTATTTCGCTACGAGAACAATGCACGCATCCATTTAATGGCCTGCATACTGGTTTTAGTAGCCGGTGTGTTTTTCGATATTTCGTCCGTCGAATGGACCATTATTATCATTCAAATTGCGCTGGTGCTGGCTGCTGAGGCGTTTAACACGTCGATTGAAAAATTGGCAGACCTCGTTATGCCTGATTATCACCCTGTTATTAAGGTTGTAAAAGACACGGCTGCTGCGGCGGTCCTGCTTCTGGCTATCTCCGCGGTGCTGGTCGGCCTGATTATTTTTGTCCCGAAATTTTTGCTCCTTTTTTGA
- the recG gene encoding ATP-dependent DNA helicase RecG, translating into MTSDANQTVRTRFFDTKIEFLKGVGPQKAALLNQELGIFTFGDLIQHYPFRHEDRTVFHQIKNLNDQLPAAQIKGRLREWTLTGEGNKKRLVAYFTDGTGILELVWFQSIAWYEKNLRPNTEYIVFGKPVAFGGRWSITHPELDLITPENESGGFWQPIYPLTEKLRRKFVDSRTISRMMKSLLEVSRSHIRETLPETLVQKYRLVSKADALWNFHLPQNAPWLHQAQRRLKFEELFYNQFRLIKNKLLHKTEYPGMIFGHTNLVKQFYENHLPFTLTNAQIRVLSEIHEDLKTGRQMNRLLQGDVGSGKTIVAFISMLFALDNDAQACLMAPTEILADQHYQGLKKFADALGVNICKLTGSTKKKERELIHKQLLDGSMHIIVGTHALIEDIVQFKNLGLCIIDEQHRFGVAQRAKLWAKNSRINPHMLVMTATPIPRTLAMTLYGDLDISAINELPAGRKPIKTVHRYDAHRLSVFGFLKDEIAKGRQIYMVYPLIEESEKMDLKDLMDGYESVSRAFPDVPLSILHGKMKSADKDYEMARFVRGETKIMVATTVIEVGVNVPNASVMVIENAERFGLSQLHQLRGRVGRGAEQSYCILITDYKISKETKLRIETMCRTNDGFEIAEVDLQLRGPGDLSGTQQSGLLDLLVANLAQDGEILKAARISAEEILNADPDLLQPVNQPIRAHIEHMGKEATNWSRIS; encoded by the coding sequence ATGACTTCTGATGCAAACCAAACAGTAAGAACACGCTTCTTTGATACAAAAATCGAGTTTTTGAAAGGTGTAGGTCCGCAAAAAGCGGCTCTCCTGAATCAGGAACTTGGCATTTTTACGTTTGGTGACCTCATCCAACATTATCCCTTCCGACATGAGGACAGGACCGTTTTTCATCAGATCAAAAACCTGAATGATCAGCTTCCGGCTGCGCAGATCAAGGGCAGGCTCCGCGAGTGGACCCTTACCGGCGAAGGAAACAAAAAGCGGCTCGTGGCATACTTTACGGACGGCACGGGAATACTGGAACTCGTTTGGTTTCAAAGCATTGCCTGGTACGAAAAAAATCTTCGCCCGAATACGGAATATATTGTTTTTGGAAAACCCGTTGCATTTGGCGGCAGATGGAGCATCACTCATCCGGAGCTCGACCTGATCACGCCGGAAAACGAAAGCGGCGGTTTCTGGCAGCCCATTTATCCGCTTACCGAAAAGCTTCGCAGGAAATTCGTCGACAGCCGGACGATAAGCCGGATGATGAAATCGCTGCTGGAAGTTTCCAGGTCGCACATCCGTGAAACGCTTCCCGAAACGCTCGTTCAGAAATACAGATTGGTCTCGAAGGCTGATGCACTTTGGAACTTTCACCTGCCGCAAAATGCACCGTGGCTGCATCAGGCCCAGAGGAGATTGAAATTTGAGGAGCTTTTTTACAATCAATTTCGGTTGATCAAAAACAAGCTGCTGCACAAAACGGAATATCCCGGGATGATTTTCGGCCATACTAATCTGGTAAAGCAGTTTTACGAGAATCATTTGCCCTTTACATTAACCAATGCACAGATCCGGGTTCTCTCAGAAATTCATGAGGACCTGAAAACCGGCAGGCAAATGAACCGCCTTTTGCAGGGCGATGTGGGTTCCGGTAAGACCATTGTCGCATTCATTTCCATGCTTTTCGCGCTGGATAATGATGCTCAGGCGTGCTTAATGGCCCCAACGGAAATCCTGGCAGATCAACATTATCAGGGTTTAAAGAAATTCGCTGACGCCTTGGGTGTCAACATTTGCAAGCTTACCGGCTCCACCAAAAAAAAGGAAAGGGAGCTTATCCATAAGCAGTTGCTGGACGGCTCGATGCACATTATCGTAGGTACGCACGCCCTTATAGAAGACATTGTGCAATTCAAGAACCTGGGATTGTGCATTATCGACGAGCAGCACCGTTTCGGGGTGGCACAGCGTGCGAAGTTATGGGCTAAGAACAGCCGCATTAACCCGCATATGCTTGTTATGACCGCAACGCCCATTCCACGCACATTGGCGATGACACTATACGGCGATCTTGACATTTCAGCCATTAATGAGCTCCCGGCTGGCAGGAAACCGATCAAGACCGTTCATCGCTATGATGCGCACCGGTTATCCGTTTTTGGTTTTCTGAAAGATGAAATTGCGAAAGGAAGGCAGATCTATATGGTTTATCCATTAATTGAAGAATCCGAAAAAATGGATTTGAAAGACCTTATGGATGGTTATGAAAGCGTTTCAAGAGCATTTCCCGACGTGCCGCTCAGCATTCTGCATGGAAAGATGAAATCCGCCGATAAAGATTATGAAATGGCGCGATTTGTGCGTGGGGAAACAAAGATCATGGTGGCGACGACGGTGATTGAGGTTGGCGTTAATGTGCCCAATGCATCCGTAATGGTCATTGAGAATGCCGAGAGATTTGGTTTATCTCAATTGCACCAGTTGCGCGGCAGGGTAGGAAGGGGCGCCGAACAGTCCTATTGCATTCTGATCACCGATTATAAAATCAGCAAGGAAACCAAGCTACGCATTGAAACAATGTGCAGGACAAATGATGGTTTTGAAATTGCGGAAGTGGATCTTCAATTACGCGGACCGGGCGACTTGTCCGGAACGCAGCAAAGCGGGCTTCTGGATCTTTTGGTTGCCAACCTGGCTCAGGACGGAGAAATTCTGAAAGCAGCGAGAATATCAGCAGAGGAAATCCTGAATGCAGATCCTGACCTGCTCCAACCTGTAAACCAACCCATTCGTGCGCATATTGAGCATATGGGCAAGGAGGCGACCAATTGGAGCAGGATCAGTTAG
- a CDS encoding GDSL-type esterase/lipase family protein, which produces MKKYTLFLILVWLSACHKPNTANLAEPWQPDYDVKRSESSIEAYEKKDAIKMPATGGIVFTGSSSFTKWQNAAEDLAPLPIINRGFGGSTFPEVIYYAPRNVLKYNPRTIVTYCENDMFGKKPKTPEQVRDEYVTFVKLVRGKLPDVQLYFVSLKPSPSRWAKKEDVIKANQLIQEYIKKDKKHHYIDVWPVMLKNGRPDGSIFVGDSLHMNDEGYRRWTKVFKPILEKAL; this is translated from the coding sequence ATGAAAAAATATACCCTGTTTCTCATTCTCGTTTGGCTGAGCGCTTGTCACAAGCCCAACACTGCTAATTTAGCAGAACCCTGGCAGCCCGATTACGACGTAAAAAGATCTGAGTCGTCGATTGAAGCATATGAGAAGAAGGATGCCATAAAAATGCCTGCGACCGGTGGGATCGTTTTTACCGGAAGCTCGTCATTTACCAAGTGGCAGAATGCAGCCGAAGACCTTGCACCGCTGCCTATCATCAACCGCGGTTTCGGCGGATCAACATTCCCCGAGGTAATTTATTACGCGCCCCGCAACGTATTGAAATACAATCCTAGAACAATTGTGACCTATTGCGAGAACGATATGTTCGGCAAAAAACCCAAGACGCCTGAACAGGTCCGGGACGAATACGTTACGTTTGTAAAACTCGTACGCGGCAAACTGCCTGATGTGCAGCTATATTTTGTTTCACTAAAACCTTCTCCGTCCCGGTGGGCGAAAAAGGAAGATGTGATCAAGGCCAATCAGCTGATACAGGAATACATTAAGAAAGACAAAAAACACCATTATATAGATGTCTGGCCAGTAATGTTGAAAAACGGCCGGCCGGACGGGAGCATATTTGTCGGCGACAGCCTGCATATGAATGATGAGGGTTACCGCCGGTGGACTAAGGTTTTCAAGCCGATTCTGGAAAAGGCATTGTAG
- a CDS encoding ABC transporter ATP-binding protein — protein MIKLEKISKYYPAGFGKTYVLRHIDLHIKEGEFVSIMGPSGSGKSTLLHILGLLEEPSEGEYLFLDEPVQKLSEKKRTELHRHHIGFVFQAYHLIDELTVYENIETPLLYKGTPGSERKSRVAELLDRFNMVAKKDLFPHQLSGGQQQLVGVARAIVHNPKVIFADEPTGNLHSEQSIEIMELFQKLNQEDKVTIVQVTHSEVNAGYGNRIVRLKDGWLA, from the coding sequence ATGATTAAGTTAGAAAAGATATCCAAATATTACCCGGCAGGTTTCGGCAAAACGTATGTGTTGCGCCACATTGATTTACACATTAAAGAAGGCGAGTTTGTATCGATCATGGGACCTTCCGGTTCCGGAAAATCGACATTACTGCATATTTTAGGGTTACTCGAAGAACCATCCGAGGGCGAATATCTTTTCCTGGACGAACCCGTTCAGAAACTGTCTGAGAAAAAGCGGACTGAACTGCACCGCCACCACATAGGATTTGTTTTCCAGGCTTATCACCTCATCGACGAACTGACTGTTTATGAGAACATTGAAACACCATTACTGTACAAAGGAACGCCAGGATCGGAGCGTAAAAGCAGGGTTGCAGAATTGCTCGACCGCTTCAATATGGTTGCCAAAAAAGACCTTTTCCCCCACCAGCTTTCCGGTGGACAGCAGCAACTAGTAGGCGTTGCCCGTGCTATTGTGCATAACCCGAAAGTGATTTTTGCAGACGAACCAACCGGCAACCTGCATTCTGAGCAATCAATCGAGATTATGGAATTATTTCAAAAACTTAACCAGGAAGATAAAGTTACCATCGTTCAGGTAACCCACTCGGAAGTCAATGCCGGTTATGGAAACCGGATTGTACGCTTAAAAGACGGGTGGTTAGCCTAG
- a CDS encoding DUF2911 domain-containing protein, whose translation MKTTFLTLFLTLVSLTWAAAQSPRVTTDGPNVSIAYGQPSKKGRVLFGKEGSESLEKYGKVWRTGANASTEITFKKDGMFAGKAVKAGTYSLFTIPGEKEWSVILNSVLGQSGAYDYEKNKDKDVLKVTVPSKTYPTSEEKLTFKVSATSLDFQWDKSGFSVPLKF comes from the coding sequence ATGAAAACCACATTTTTAACGCTTTTCCTGACATTAGTTTCATTGACATGGGCAGCTGCACAAAGTCCGAGAGTGACAACCGACGGCCCTAATGTCAGCATTGCTTACGGCCAGCCTTCGAAAAAAGGAAGGGTCCTTTTTGGAAAAGAGGGAAGTGAAAGTTTGGAAAAATATGGAAAAGTATGGAGAACCGGCGCAAATGCTTCAACTGAAATCACTTTCAAAAAAGACGGCATGTTTGCCGGCAAAGCTGTGAAAGCAGGCACTTACAGCTTGTTCACAATTCCGGGAGAAAAAGAATGGTCTGTTATCCTTAACAGCGTTCTGGGCCAGTCTGGTGCTTACGACTACGAAAAAAATAAAGACAAAGATGTTTTGAAAGTGACTGTACCAAGCAAAACATATCCTACATCAGAAGAAAAACTCACCTTCAAAGTAAGCGCAACCTCGCTTGACTTCCAATGGGATAAATCAGGGTTTTCTGTTCCTTTGAAGTTTTAA
- a CDS encoding TolC family protein, whose amino-acid sequence MKHLILLLCLLPVFGKAQSTLSLAECVDLLIKNNLTYKQGSLQAEAAQAQLRQTRSQILPQISITADQSLNIGRSIDQYTNTYIDQVYGYNAIGTGVSIPIFQGFKLQNQIRQGTLLKESAVENRTAVLNAQTVLLMQGYVNVLATNALLDAANQQVESSAQQVDRVSKQVDAGIIGSNLLFEIKSQLANDKFAQVTALNNYRTARLALFQRINISPDDKVQFEALTPKETIPQADNATAIYEDAQKTFPELRSAELYRQSFAYQVKSIKADNYPSLSLGGNMRAFYASTNANLDYFKQLNATRNGSIGISLNIPIMGRWVTRPRVEYAKVQERLAQNTLDVTNQQLRQAIELAVLNLNAMADKYAAATGQVESLTASFAVVESKLNAGIANIFEYSLAKANLAKAQANAIQAKYDYVMQQRLLQYYRQGNWTGVF is encoded by the coding sequence ATGAAACATTTAATTTTACTTTTATGCCTTTTACCGGTTTTCGGGAAAGCGCAATCTACGCTCAGCCTCGCTGAATGTGTGGATCTGTTGATCAAAAACAACCTTACCTACAAACAAGGAAGCCTTCAAGCGGAAGCTGCTCAGGCTCAATTGCGCCAAACGCGGTCGCAGATCCTGCCGCAAATTTCAATCACGGCGGATCAGAGCTTGAATATCGGTCGCAGCATTGACCAATATACCAATACGTATATAGACCAGGTTTATGGTTATAATGCGATTGGAACGGGTGTTAGTATTCCCATTTTTCAGGGTTTTAAACTACAAAATCAAATCCGCCAGGGAACATTGCTTAAAGAATCGGCAGTAGAGAACCGCACCGCCGTTTTGAATGCGCAAACTGTTCTTTTAATGCAGGGTTATGTGAATGTTTTGGCAACCAATGCATTGCTGGATGCTGCTAACCAGCAGGTTGAATCATCAGCTCAGCAAGTTGACCGGGTAAGCAAGCAAGTAGATGCCGGAATTATTGGATCCAACCTCTTATTTGAAATTAAATCGCAGCTTGCCAATGACAAATTTGCCCAGGTAACAGCGCTTAACAATTACCGTACAGCCCGTCTCGCATTGTTTCAGCGGATCAACATTAGTCCCGACGATAAAGTCCAGTTCGAGGCATTGACCCCGAAAGAAACCATTCCCCAGGCAGATAACGCAACTGCCATTTATGAAGATGCGCAAAAGACCTTTCCGGAGCTCCGGAGTGCGGAGTTATATCGCCAAAGCTTTGCGTATCAGGTCAAAAGCATTAAAGCAGACAATTACCCATCGCTGAGTTTGGGCGGCAATATGCGGGCTTTTTATGCTTCCACCAATGCTAATCTTGATTATTTCAAACAATTGAACGCGACTCGCAACGGCTCCATTGGCATAAGCCTGAACATCCCGATCATGGGTCGCTGGGTAACGCGTCCGCGTGTTGAGTATGCGAAAGTACAGGAACGCCTGGCGCAGAACACATTGGATGTAACCAACCAGCAACTCAGACAAGCCATTGAACTCGCCGTGCTCAATCTCAATGCCATGGCCGATAAATATGCGGCAGCAACCGGACAGGTGGAATCGTTGACCGCCAGCTTTGCAGTGGTAGAAAGTAAGCTGAATGCTGGGATTGCCAACATCTTCGAGTATTCACTTGCCAAGGCCAATCTTGCCAAAGCACAGGCCAATGCCATCCAGGCAAAATATGATTATGTCATGCAGCAGAGATTATTGCAATACTATCGTCAGGGCAACTGGACGGGCGTATTTTAA
- a CDS encoding winged helix-turn-helix domain-containing protein, which yields MQPFRIALFQNCMDFRKIVFLVLFIELCFSGNGVFANNEQFRFAEKANLALRRTAHLLLLKNGDSLSTIPPVKQTDPNTFSIRMEHFFDYEELPALLKQSLEMQNVSRGYNVMVLNCADGEVKLGYNFLELNQKDGVACGGRRLEKGCYQLKVSFIPENNETKTASGNWWLLPFGSALAGLGFMVWNKTRHKKDLRPISPAANITIDTRTRLGASLFDISNQTLISGDATHQLTFREAKLLALFAKNPNQVLDRDFILKSVWEDEGVIVGRSVDVFVSRLRKMLASDPAVKITAVHGVGYKMEVFS from the coding sequence ATGCAACCGTTCCGAATTGCTCTGTTTCAGAATTGCATGGATTTCAGGAAAATTGTTTTCCTGGTGCTGTTCATTGAACTATGCTTTTCGGGAAATGGGGTTTTCGCAAATAATGAGCAATTCCGGTTTGCTGAAAAAGCCAATCTGGCCCTTCGGCGCACGGCGCATTTGCTGTTACTAAAAAACGGCGATTCACTGTCAACCATCCCGCCCGTAAAGCAAACTGACCCGAACACATTCTCAATCCGGATGGAGCATTTTTTTGATTATGAGGAACTTCCGGCGTTACTGAAACAGTCGCTTGAAATGCAAAACGTTAGTCGCGGCTATAATGTAATGGTGCTGAATTGTGCGGACGGAGAAGTCAAGCTCGGCTATAATTTCCTTGAACTTAACCAAAAAGACGGCGTTGCCTGCGGTGGCAGAAGACTGGAAAAAGGCTGTTACCAACTGAAAGTCAGCTTCATTCCTGAAAACAATGAGACTAAAACCGCAAGCGGAAACTGGTGGCTGCTGCCGTTTGGAAGCGCGCTGGCCGGTCTGGGTTTCATGGTTTGGAACAAAACCAGGCACAAAAAGGATTTGAGGCCCATTTCACCCGCTGCCAACATTACTATTGATACCCGGACACGCCTCGGCGCCTCGCTTTTTGACATTAGTAATCAAACATTGATTTCCGGCGATGCCACGCACCAGCTTACATTCCGCGAAGCGAAACTGCTCGCATTGTTTGCCAAAAACCCGAACCAGGTTCTGGATCGCGACTTTATTCTCAAATCCGTCTGGGAAGATGAAGGCGTAATTGTGGGCCGCAGCGTAGATGTGTTCGTTTCCCGGCTCCGCAAAATGCTCGCTAGCGATCCGGCTGTGAAGATTACCGCCGTCCACGGTGTTGGATACAAAATGGAGGTCTTTTCCTGA
- a CDS encoding winged helix-turn-helix domain-containing protein, producing MEWLEKFNKVFESKIRLGLMSVLVVNDSLSFNELKELLQLTDGNLASHLKALEETKYIEFQKQFLGRKPLTTYKATEAGQKAFTDHLQVLENMIRANL from the coding sequence ATGGAGTGGTTAGAGAAGTTTAATAAAGTTTTTGAGAGTAAAATTAGGCTTGGGCTGATGTCTGTGCTTGTGGTGAATGATTCGCTCAGTTTCAATGAATTAAAAGAACTTTTGCAGCTAACCGACGGCAATCTCGCCTCACATTTGAAAGCATTGGAAGAAACAAAATACATTGAATTCCAGAAGCAGTTCCTGGGCAGGAAGCCCCTGACAACCTATAAAGCCACAGAAGCAGGGCAAAAAGCATTTACAGATCACCTGCAAGTGCTGGAAAATATGATTCGGGCGAACTTGTAA
- a CDS encoding FGGY-family carbohydrate kinase, protein MKVTAVFDIGRTNKKYVLFDEKYQIIDEFSESLPETTDEDGFPTEDIELLTKWVQDRWTALLEDPRYDIKAVNVAAYGASLVHLDASNKPLTPLYSYLKPFPEDLLKQFYSKYGDPTRLSLQTGSPAMGMLNSGMQLYWLKYTYPDIYKQIASTLHLPQYILYLLTGRKVSDYTSLGCHTALWSFEMWDYHEWVKEEGIHKKLAPVLASSSFIYRHNDKGIQSGFGLHDSSSALIPYRMAVKKPFVLLSTGTWCINFNSFASKPMTSYQLERDCMNYLTPEGSGVTASRLFLGREHDYQVARIAEYFRVEPDFYKTVAFDEAILKQDTPPFYTACMVGNGPSPEPSPQDWQISAFASAESAYHHLIKGLTELLFKSLDLIGINDVQAIYIDGGFARNEIFTKLIARNYPNHTVYATDLPYATSLGAALHVTRPQTFDFSKEIYEIEAQ, encoded by the coding sequence ATGAAAGTAACAGCGGTTTTTGACATTGGCAGGACCAATAAGAAGTATGTACTTTTTGATGAAAAGTATCAGATTATAGATGAATTTTCAGAGTCACTTCCGGAGACAACGGACGAAGACGGGTTCCCGACCGAGGATATTGAACTGCTAACCAAGTGGGTGCAGGATCGCTGGACAGCTTTACTCGAAGATCCGAGATATGATATCAAGGCAGTGAACGTGGCCGCATATGGTGCCAGTCTGGTGCATCTGGATGCTTCCAATAAGCCGCTTACACCATTGTATTCTTACTTAAAGCCTTTTCCTGAGGATCTTTTAAAGCAATTTTACAGCAAATATGGCGACCCGACGCGGCTTTCCCTGCAAACGGGTTCTCCGGCGATGGGCATGTTAAATTCGGGCATGCAGCTTTACTGGCTCAAATACACTTACCCCGACATTTACAAGCAGATCGCTTCAACATTACATTTACCACAATACATTCTCTATCTGCTCACAGGCCGTAAAGTGAGCGATTACACTTCATTAGGCTGTCATACAGCACTCTGGAGTTTCGAAATGTGGGATTACCACGAGTGGGTGAAAGAAGAAGGAATTCATAAAAAGCTTGCGCCCGTTTTGGCGTCCTCTTCATTTATATACAGGCATAATGACAAGGGCATTCAGTCTGGATTTGGCTTGCATGATAGTTCCTCTGCGCTGATTCCATACCGCATGGCTGTTAAGAAGCCATTTGTATTGCTGTCAACCGGAACCTGGTGTATTAATTTCAATTCATTCGCTTCCAAGCCGATGACTTCCTATCAGCTCGAACGTGATTGCATGAACTACCTGACGCCCGAGGGCAGCGGGGTGACGGCTTCTCGATTGTTCTTGGGCAGGGAGCACGATTATCAGGTTGCGCGCATTGCGGAATATTTCCGCGTAGAGCCGGATTTTTACAAAACTGTTGCCTTTGATGAAGCAATCTTGAAACAAGATACGCCTCCTTTTTATACCGCTTGCATGGTCGGAAACGGACCTTCACCTGAGCCAAGCCCACAAGACTGGCAGATCAGCGCATTTGCTTCAGCTGAAAGCGCCTATCATCATTTGATCAAAGGACTTACAGAATTGCTGTTCAAATCACTCGATCTGATCGGGATCAATGATGTGCAGGCGATCTATATTGACGGGGGTTTTGCAAGAAATGAGATTTTCACGAAGCTTATCGCGCGCAATTACCCGAATCACACCGTTTACGCGACGGACCTTCCTTATGCAACGTCCTTAGGCGCTGCATTGCACGTGACAAGGCCACAAACATTCGATTTTTCAAAAGAAATTTACGAGATAGAAGCACAATGA